The window TATGATGCTATAAAAGATACACTCAGAAGGAAAAAAGTGAGCATCGGAGAAGAAAAAAGACTTACGGAAGAACTTAGAAATGCGAAACAGGTATTGAGAAGAGATCTGCCTGCTGATATCGTAACAGTTGAAAGAAAAGTAACATTAAAGGACCATACCTTAGATTTTGAGCATGAATATATTTTTGTGCCGTCTACCAAAGCAAAACTTAAAAAGAATAAACATTCCATACTATCAGATATTGCCCTTGCAGTAGTAGGATATAAAGTTGGTGATATTATCAGCTGGCCCTTCAGGGATGGAGAAAGAAAAATTGAAATTCTGAAAGTAGAAGCCTGGGAGGGATAATCTTTTGTTGAATAATATTAAGTTGAATTACAATGAAAGCGTGGCTTATTTGAGCTGCGCTTTTATATTAGCTTGATTTTTTTGGAAACGCAAAGACACAAGCTTTTTATATACTTTAAGGCGCAAGGATTTTATCTGTGATAAAATTTTATATTGTATAATTTCTTTTATCTCATGCTGATTTTGCAAATTACACAGATAGTATAAAAATCTGCGTAATCTGTGTGATCTGCGCGAAAATTTAATCTAAAATTAAACATTTTCCCTTGCTGAAAATTTAATATTGAACGAAGTCGAGATGTTCTTGCATCTTAAAAATATAAGTAATGCATGAAAAACTTTTGCACCTTTGCGTTTCCCAACAAAACAGTTTTGGTATTATTTAACAAATGATAAAAAAAGTCCCCTCCGTTACACTTTCTTTAAGTGCTTTGGCTGCATTCCGTTTTTAAGTTTTATCTTTGCAAAAATTAAAAAAATGAGCAAACCGATAACTGAATTCATAGAAAAGTATTACCTGCACTTCAACGCAGCTGCATTGGTGGATGCTTCTAAAGGATATGTTGCACATCTTAAAGATGGCGGAAAAATGATGATTACTTTGGCAGGAGCAATGTCTACTGCTGAATTAGGGAAGATTCTTGCTGAAATGATCCGTCAGGGGAAAGTAGATTTTATCTCTTGTACAGGGGCTAACCTTGAAGAAGATTTAATGAACCTTGTAGCACACTCTCACTATGAAAGAGTTCCTCATTACAGAGATTTGACTGCTCAGGATGAGTGGGATCTTTTAGAAAGAGGTCTGAACAGAGTTACAGATACTTGTATCCCTGAAGAAGAAGCTTTCAGAAGATTACAAAAACATATCGTAGAGATCTGGAAAGATGCAGAAGCTAAAGGAGAAAGATATTTCCCTCACGAATTCATGTACAAAATGATCCTTTCAGGAGTTTTGGAGCAGTACTACGAAATTCCTAGAGAAAACTCTTGGATGATTGCTGCTGCAGAAGCAAACCTACCAATCGTAGTTCCGGGATGGGAAGATTCTACAATGGGTAACATCTTCGCTTCTTACTGTATCAAAGGAGAGCTTAAGGCTACTACAATGAAATCAGGAATTGAATATATGACTTACCTTGCTGACTGGTATACTAAAAATTCAGCAGGAAAAGGAGTTGGGTTCTTCCAGATTGGTGGTGGTATCGCAGGAGATTTCCCTATCTGTGTAGTGCCAATGCTGTATCAGGATATGGAAATGCATGACATTCCTTTCTGGTCTTATTTCTGCCAGATTTCTGATTCTACAACATCTTATGGATCTTATTCAGGAGCAGTTCCAAATGAAAAAATCACTTGGGGTAAACTTGATATCACTACACCGAAATTTATCGTTGAAAGTGATGCAACGATCTGTGCACCATTGATGTTCTCTTATATCTTAGAAAACGCATAAGAATAAAATTCTCATCAGAGATTACAATACAGCGCTTCAATTCATTTGAAGCGCTATTTTTATTTTATGATTGAAAAATAGATTTATTTTGAAAACTAAAAACAATTTGAACCATTAAGATTATTTAAGTTGTAATCATTTTTCTTAATGGTTTAAAGTGATATACATTATTCCCACAGATCCCACGATTACACAGATTTTTATATTATTTGTATGGCTTGCAAAATCAGCATGAGATAAAAGAAATTATACAATATAAAATTTTATCGAAGATAAAATCCTTGCGCCTTACAACACATAGTATTCAAAGAACTTGCGCCTTTGCGTTCTCCAAAAAATATACGTTTGTGAAAATCTGTGCGATCTGCGGGAAAATAAAAATCAATCCAAAGAATTCACCAACACAAAGTATCGATATGCCAGAATTCCCTTTTCTACCTTAGTCAGATGATTAGGATCCTTCTTACTCAGCTTCGGAAGAACTTTTTTATTAACCGCGTTCAACAGCCTGAAAAATGATTTTTTCATATCTTTATCTTTTAATGAAACATCATTGAGCGTAAGAGAGTTCAAAAATGATGCAAAAAAGAAAGCCAGCTAAAATAACAATTTGATATGGACGAAATTTTCAAACAACAGGTATACGAAGTAGCAAGACTTATTCCCAAAGGAAGAGTTTCTACGTATGGTGCTATAGCAAAAGCCGTTGGCTATCCAAACTATTCAAGACATGTAGGAAAAGCCATGGGAGGTTGCCCGAAAGATGTTCCGGCTCACCGTGTCATTTCAAGTTCAGGAGTTTTATCCGTTCCGGAATTTCAGCCTAAGCTGGAGGCAGAAGGAATTACTGTGGAAAATCTTAGAATAAAAAATTTCAAAAAACTGTTCTGGAACCCGTTGGATGAATTGTAAATATCAAAGAATTTTTAACGCAAAGGTTTTATCTGTATACTGTATATTTTTAAGGGAGCAAAGGAGGAATCAATGGAATTGATTCTCTTTAAGCGAACGTATTACTATCACAAAGCTTCATCAGCGACAGTGTCGCAGCTCTTTGCCTTCTGAAATAAAACACTCAAATCATTAGTTCTTTGCGTTAAAAAGCATTAGCTTGCATCAATACAAAAAAAATGTCACTCTATAACTTAATATGAGTGACATCAATATTTTTTACAGTTTTCAAACCGTATTATTTTCTTCCTCTTGGGAGACCTTTCAGTTCTTCTTTTAGCCTTTCGTTCTCCTCTTTTAATAAGGCAATGTAGTTTTGTAGGTTTTCAATAATAGCTCCAGGGATATTATCATAGTTATTTAGACTAGTAATTACTCCAGCAGAAGAAGATCTATCATTAAATACAGGATGGTTATTATTAATTACTACTGTAGCTTCCTCCTCTTCATAAATGTCCTCAACCGGTACATCCAAAAAACGGGCAAGTTTGTCCCATTCATCTTTTACAATCCTTACATCACCGCTTTCTTTTCTGCTGTAATTAGATACATCTGTTGCGATAAAATCAGCTACCTGCTGTTGAGTATAGCCTTTTTGCTTTCTGATGACGCGTAATTTTTCTTTTTGCATGACCGACATTTTATACAAAAATGGCAAAAAAGCATAAGCTGTACAATAGAAAATGAATAAAATGTAGAGTAAAGTAATGAAGATTAAGAGAAAAGAAGGTACAGGTTTATAATATTCAGATTATTTAAATTGGCTGTTAATGATTTTTAGATTTTTAAGAAAACGCAAAGAGTTTCATTTATTAAATTTTCTCGCAGATCACACAGATTACGCAGATTTTTATTAGTATCTGTATAATCTGCAAAATCAGAGTGAGATAAAAAATAAAATATACAGTACACAATTTTATTGCAGATAAAATCCTTGCGCCTTAAAGCATGAGCCTTGTGGGAAAAACTTGCGTCTTTGCGTTTTCCTAACGTACTCAAATAAAAAAAGACTGCTTCAAAATTGAAACAGTCTCTTGTGTATTATTTTTCAAGTTGCTTGTAGCTTCTCTGTATAAAATCTGTCAGGTCTTTTCCTTTCAGTAAATTTTGTGAAAGTTTGGCAAGATCCAGAGCGTATTTGATTAAATTTTCCTTCTCTTCAGCGTTCTCAGTTTTTAGAATCTGATTGGAAAGCTCACTGTTCGAGTTCACCACAAGATTGTATATTTCCGGGAAACCTCCCATTCCGAACATACCACCACCACCGCCTGTAGCTTGCATTTCCTTCATTCTTCTCATGAATTCAGGTTGAGTAATGGTAAACGGAGAATCATTGCTGTCAAGATCTTCAAGCTGAACTGTAAATTTAGAATCCTGAATAGCTTCTTCTACATTCTTTTTCAAAGATTCTTTTTCCGTTTCATTCAATTTTGAAATTACCGGCTCATCTTTTTTGATCAGGTTGTTCACGTGATCTGCATCTACTCTTGCAAAAGAAATATTTTCTTTTGAAGTTTCCAGCTTCTGGATAACATGTGGAGTGATAGGAGAGTCTAATAACAGAACTTCATATCCTTTATCCTTTGCAGACTGGATGTAGCTGTGCTGTTCATCAGCGTTGGTAGCATATAATACAACCAGTTTGTTGTCTTTATCCGTTTGTATAGGTTTGATTTTTTCAACCAATTCATCCCAAAGGAAATACTTTCCGTCTGTTGTAGGGTACAGTGTGAATTTGTCTGCTTTTTCAGCAAATTTTTCTTCTGTAACAATTCCGTACTCGATTACGATCTTAATGTCGTTCCATTTTTTCTCGTAGTCTTCACGGTTTTCGTTGATCAGGGAAGCCATTTTATCAGCTACCTTTTTGGTGATGTAAGATGAAATTTTCTTTACAGCACCATCAGCCTGAAGGTAAGAACGGGAAACATTCAATGGAATATCCGGTGAATCTATAACACCTCTCAGAAGCATCAGGAAGTCCGGAACGATCCCTTTTACTTCATCTGTTACGAATACCTGGTTTTGGTACAACTGAATTTTATCCTTGTCGATATTTAAATTATTGCTCAGTTTCGGGAAGAACAGAATTCCTGTAAGATTGAAAGGATAATCAACATTCAGGTGAATATTGAATAAAGGTTCTTCAAACTGCATAGGATACAGCTCGTGGTAGAACTTCATAT of the Chryseobacterium viscerum genome contains:
- a CDS encoding GreA/GreB family elongation factor — its product is MSNHIIVTTGIYDAIKDTLRRKKVSIGEEKRLTEELRNAKQVLRRDLPADIVTVERKVTLKDHTLDFEHEYIFVPSTKAKLKKNKHSILSDIALAVVGYKVGDIISWPFRDGERKIEILKVEAWEG
- a CDS encoding MGMT family protein, whose protein sequence is MDEIFKQQVYEVARLIPKGRVSTYGAIAKAVGYPNYSRHVGKAMGGCPKDVPAHRVISSSGVLSVPEFQPKLEAEGITVENLRIKNFKKLFWNPLDEL
- a CDS encoding deoxyhypusine synthase family protein, producing MSKPITEFIEKYYLHFNAAALVDASKGYVAHLKDGGKMMITLAGAMSTAELGKILAEMIRQGKVDFISCTGANLEEDLMNLVAHSHYERVPHYRDLTAQDEWDLLERGLNRVTDTCIPEEEAFRRLQKHIVEIWKDAEAKGERYFPHEFMYKMILSGVLEQYYEIPRENSWMIAAAEANLPIVVPGWEDSTMGNIFASYCIKGELKATTMKSGIEYMTYLADWYTKNSAGKGVGFFQIGGGIAGDFPICVVPMLYQDMEMHDIPFWSYFCQISDSTTSYGSYSGAVPNEKITWGKLDITTPKFIVESDATICAPLMFSYILENA
- a CDS encoding helix-turn-helix transcriptional regulator — protein: MQKEKLRVIRKQKGYTQQQVADFIATDVSNYSRKESGDVRIVKDEWDKLARFLDVPVEDIYEEEEATVVINNNHPVFNDRSSSAGVITSLNNYDNIPGAIIENLQNYIALLKEENERLKEELKGLPRGRK
- the htpG gene encoding molecular chaperone HtpG, coding for MTKGNINVSVENIFPLIKKFLYSDHEIFLRELISNATDATLKLKHLTSIGEAKVEYGNPKLEVKIDKDQKTLRIIDQGIGMTGEEVEKYINQVAFSGAEEFLEKYKDSAKDSGIIGHFGLGFYSAFMVAEKVEILTKSYKDEPAVRWICDGSPEFTLEETTNKTDRGTEIILHIAEDSVEFLEEGKIRELLLKYNKFMPVPIKFGTKTHTLPLPEDAPEDAVAETEEVDNIINNPVPAWTIAPSELTNEDYMKFYHELYPMQFEEPLFNIHLNVDYPFNLTGILFFPKLSNNLNIDKDKIQLYQNQVFVTDEVKGIVPDFLMLLRGVIDSPDIPLNVSRSYLQADGAVKKISSYITKKVADKMASLINENREDYEKKWNDIKIVIEYGIVTEEKFAEKADKFTLYPTTDGKYFLWDELVEKIKPIQTDKDNKLVVLYATNADEQHSYIQSAKDKGYEVLLLDSPITPHVIQKLETSKENISFARVDADHVNNLIKKDEPVISKLNETEKESLKKNVEEAIQDSKFTVQLEDLDSNDSPFTITQPEFMRRMKEMQATGGGGGMFGMGGFPEIYNLVVNSNSELSNQILKTENAEEKENLIKYALDLAKLSQNLLKGKDLTDFIQRSYKQLEK